One Palaemon carinicauda isolate YSFRI2023 chromosome 5, ASM3689809v2, whole genome shotgun sequence DNA window includes the following coding sequences:
- the LOC137640850 gene encoding uncharacterized protein, with translation MDDLPLVHAFTQKSDARNNSVGDTLSRITLAVIHLELDYKTLAEGQRKDPEDQSCRSSNTSLLWEDVPHDNSNATLFCDVSTGRPEPWIPSLIHRHAIPHSLCRSTAQLLKTKIIWHGIIRKAEDWVRICTSYQTSKVYEHMESGVDTFPKPHRCFAHIHIILVGLLPTLQGRHYLFSIIHHSNHWPEVIPI, from the coding sequence GGAATAATTCCGTTGGTGATACCCTATCAAGAATAACTTTGGCAGTCATTCACTTGGAATTGGATTACAAGACCTTGgcagaaggccaacgaaaagatccagaggaTCAATCTTGTAGATCGTCCAACACATCCCTCCTTTGGGAGGATGTCCCTCATGATAACTCCAACGCTACactcttctgtgatgtcagtactggtagacctgaACCATGGATACCTTCTCTCATTCACAGACATGCCATTCCACATTCATTGTGCCGctctactgcacaactactgaagactAAGATAATTTGGCATGGCATTATTAGGAAGGCTGAGGATTGGGTCCGCATCTGTACTTCTTATCAAACCTCTAAAGTATATGAACACATGGagtcaggagtggacacctttcctaaacctcatcggtgctttgcccacattcatatcattcttgttggtctcctacccacattacaaggacgtCATTACCTGTTTAGTATCATCCACCACTCCAATCATTGGCCTGAAGTTATTCCCATttaa